The Bryobacteraceae bacterium genome includes a window with the following:
- a CDS encoding arsenical-resistance protein, with product MKDAAPVPSKRLGLFERYLSLWVAICMAAGVLLGKLLPEAVGVLRGLEFGSGSQINAPIAVLIWLMIIPMMMKVDFAAIRNVGRRPRGLLVTLFVNWLVKPFSMALFAWFFFRIVFAPLISAADADQYIAGCIILAAAPCTAMVFVWSYLSDGDPAYTLVQVSVNDLIMLVLFAPIVRFLVSGASNLHVPFQVLLYSVIVFIVIPLTTGVLLRRWLIRRHGTVWFEQELLPRFAPVSMTALLATLVLIFGFQADNITGKFLHVVLIAVPILIQVYFNSSLAYGLMRLLKVNYEVAAPGALIGASNFFELAVATAIALFGPESGAALATVVGVLIEVPVMLSVCALCVRTRHWFAGVDSHTPAAAVRP from the coding sequence ATGAAGGACGCGGCGCCAGTTCCGTCGAAACGGCTCGGTCTGTTCGAGCGGTACCTCAGCCTGTGGGTCGCCATCTGCATGGCGGCGGGCGTTCTGCTCGGCAAGCTGCTGCCGGAAGCCGTGGGTGTGTTGCGCGGGCTGGAGTTCGGCTCGGGCAGCCAGATCAACGCGCCGATCGCCGTGCTGATCTGGCTGATGATCATCCCGATGATGATGAAGGTGGACTTCGCCGCCATCCGCAACGTGGGGCGGCGCCCGCGCGGCCTGCTGGTGACGCTGTTCGTCAACTGGCTGGTGAAGCCGTTTTCGATGGCGCTGTTTGCGTGGTTCTTCTTCCGCATCGTCTTTGCGCCCCTGATCTCCGCTGCCGACGCCGACCAGTACATCGCCGGCTGCATCATTCTGGCGGCAGCGCCCTGCACGGCGATGGTGTTCGTGTGGAGCTACCTCAGCGATGGCGATCCCGCCTACACGCTGGTGCAGGTGTCGGTGAACGACCTGATCATGCTGGTGCTGTTCGCGCCGATCGTGCGGTTTCTCGTGAGCGGCGCGTCGAACCTCCACGTGCCGTTCCAGGTGCTGCTGTATTCCGTCATCGTGTTCATTGTGATTCCGCTGACGACCGGCGTGCTGCTGCGGCGGTGGCTGATCCGGCGGCACGGCACCGTCTGGTTCGAGCAGGAGCTGCTGCCGCGTTTCGCCCCGGTGAGCATGACGGCGCTGCTGGCGACGCTGGTGCTGATCTTCGGCTTCCAGGCGGACAACATCACGGGCAAGTTCCTCCACGTCGTCCTGATCGCCGTGCCCATTCTGATTCAGGTCTACTTCAACTCCTCGCTCGCGTACGGGCTGATGCGGCTGCTGAAGGTGAACTACGAGGTCGCCGCCCCCGGCGCGCTCATCGGCGCAAGCAATTTCTTCGAGCTGGCAGTCGCCACCGCGATCGCGCTGTTCGGTCCGGAATCCGGCGCCGCGCTGGCTACGGTGGTCGGCGTGCTGATCGAGGTGCCGGTGATGCTCAGCGTGTGCGCCCTGTGCGTGCGCACGCGCCACTGGTTTGCCGGCGTGGACTCGCACACTCCGGCTGCAGCCGTGCGTCCATAA
- a CDS encoding ribosomal-protein-serine acetyltransferase encodes MAGPAPDFPGLIPVNEACELRQLEPSDAEEIFALVCANREHLDRWLPWVESTRAPEDTRQFLEQVAANRAEGRTAAYSLRVRGQLAGLIGLHDIVQADSTAQIGYWLAAAYEGQGWMTRAVRALLAMAFDGLALERIEIRCASGNVRSQAIPKRLGFTYEGTLRSAQRLHGRSVDLRIYALLRGEWLRLRPFLRD; translated from the coding sequence ATGGCTGGCCCCGCGCCTGACTTCCCCGGCTTGATCCCTGTCAATGAAGCCTGCGAACTCCGCCAGCTCGAGCCCTCGGACGCGGAGGAAATCTTCGCCCTCGTCTGCGCGAACCGCGAGCATCTGGACCGCTGGCTCCCCTGGGTCGAATCCACCCGCGCCCCGGAGGACACGCGCCAGTTCCTCGAACAGGTCGCTGCGAACCGCGCCGAAGGCAGAACCGCCGCCTACAGCCTCCGCGTCCGCGGCCAATTGGCCGGCCTCATCGGGCTGCACGACATCGTTCAGGCGGACAGCACGGCCCAGATCGGCTACTGGCTCGCGGCCGCATACGAAGGCCAGGGCTGGATGACGCGCGCCGTCCGCGCCCTGCTCGCCATGGCCTTCGACGGCCTCGCCCTCGAGCGCATCGAAATCCGCTGCGCCTCCGGCAACGTGCGCTCCCAGGCCATCCCGAAGCGCCTCGGCTTCACCTATGAGGGCACGCTGCGCTCCGCCCAGCGCCTCCACGGCCGCAGCGTCGATCTCCGCATCTACGCGCTCTTGCGCGGAGAGTGGCTGCGCCTCCGCCCCTTCCTCCGCGATTGA
- a CDS encoding transcriptional regulator yields MTAAERILKLAARQRLVRPRDVEALGIARAFLTRLERRGLLERRARGVYVLADAPVSEHHSLALAAKLVPRGVVCLLSALRFHGLTTQDPHEVWMAIDFKARKPSVKFPALRIVRFSGRSLADGIETHLIEAVPVRVYSPAKTVADCFKYRNKIGTDVALEALRDALRKRKATMDGIHRFAKVCRVANVIRPYLESVA; encoded by the coding sequence ATGACCGCGGCCGAACGCATTCTGAAGCTTGCCGCCCGCCAGCGCCTGGTTCGTCCACGGGACGTGGAGGCGCTTGGGATTGCCCGCGCCTTCCTGACCCGCCTCGAACGGCGCGGCTTGCTCGAGCGTCGCGCTCGGGGAGTCTACGTGCTCGCCGATGCGCCCGTCTCCGAGCACCACAGCCTGGCTCTCGCTGCCAAGCTGGTTCCGCGCGGCGTGGTCTGTCTCCTGTCCGCCCTTCGATTCCATGGTCTGACGACACAAGACCCGCATGAGGTTTGGATGGCGATCGATTTCAAGGCGCGCAAGCCGTCGGTCAAGTTCCCAGCCCTGCGGATCGTGCGGTTCTCGGGCCGATCGCTCGCCGATGGGATTGAGACGCACCTGATTGAGGCCGTGCCAGTCCGGGTCTACTCTCCCGCCAAGACGGTGGCGGACTGTTTTAAGTACAGGAACAAGATCGGAACGGACGTTGCCCTTGAGGCCCTCCGGGATGCTCTTCGGAAACGCAAGGCCACAATGGACGGGATCCATCGGTTCGCGAAGGTCTGCCGTGTCGCCAACGTGATTCGGCCATATCTGGAGTCAGTCGCGTGA
- a CDS encoding CoA-binding protein: MDVELEILRTCRTLAVVGLSSDPRRASHGVSRFLQRSGYRIIPVNPNETEVLGEKAWPSLLGVPGPFDCAVIFRRPEFVPEIVEQAIARGARAVWMQEGISHPEAAARARSAGLLVVEDRCIMIESLRLNAPPPA, translated from the coding sequence ATGGACGTTGAACTCGAAATCCTCCGCACCTGCCGCACGCTCGCCGTCGTCGGCCTCTCGTCCGATCCCCGCCGCGCCAGCCACGGCGTCTCGCGCTTCCTCCAGCGCTCCGGCTACCGCATCATCCCCGTCAATCCCAACGAAACCGAGGTCCTCGGCGAAAAGGCCTGGCCCAGCCTCCTCGGCGTCCCCGGGCCCTTCGACTGCGCCGTCATCTTCCGCCGCCCCGAATTCGTTCCGGAAATCGTCGAGCAGGCCATCGCCAGAGGCGCCCGCGCCGTCTGGATGCAGGAAGGCATCTCCCATCCCGAGGCTGCCGCCCGCGCCCGCTCGGCCGGCCTCCTCGTCGTCGAGGATCGCTGCATCATGATCGAGTCGCTCCGCCTCAACGCCCCGCCGCCCGCCTGA
- a CDS encoding acyl-CoA thioesterase gives MEGRPVRESASELSEFALPIYANTLGNLLGGRIMHLVDLAAATAAMRHARCPVVTASVDRMTFLHPIHIGQLVILKASVNRVFRTSMEVGVKVFVEDLETGAVRHTNSSYLTFVALSPEGKPREIPPVIPETETERRRWREAGERRAQRLEVRKRAIEKERLESEGGRQAL, from the coding sequence ATGGAAGGCCGTCCCGTCCGCGAATCCGCGAGCGAGCTGAGCGAGTTCGCGCTCCCGATCTACGCCAACACCCTCGGAAATCTGCTCGGCGGGCGCATCATGCACCTCGTCGACCTCGCCGCCGCCACCGCGGCCATGCGCCACGCCCGCTGCCCCGTCGTCACCGCTTCCGTCGACCGCATGACGTTCCTTCACCCCATCCACATCGGCCAGCTCGTCATCCTCAAGGCGAGCGTCAACCGCGTCTTCCGCACCTCCATGGAAGTCGGCGTCAAGGTCTTCGTCGAGGATCTCGAGACCGGCGCCGTGCGCCACACCAACTCGTCCTACCTCACCTTCGTCGCGCTGTCTCCGGAGGGCAAGCCGCGCGAAATCCCTCCCGTCATTCCGGAGACGGAAACGGAACGCCGCCGCTGGCGCGAAGCCGGCGAGCGGCGCGCGCAGCGGCTCGAAGTGCGCAAAAGGGCGATCGAGAAAGAGCGTCTTGAATCGGAAGGAGGCCGTCAGGCCTTGTAG
- the aspS gene encoding aspartate--tRNA(Asp/Asn) ligase, whose translation MAQQIPLDFLGSLRRTHSCGALRASDEGRRVLLMGWVHRRRDLGGVIFIHLRDREGVTQIVFRAECDADLHAKAELLRSEYVLAVEGLVEKRSPETVNPAIETGEVEVVAEKIWILNTSETPPFPMEEHIDVSEDMRLRYRYVDLRRPHMQRNIILRSRVSLAVREELYRQGFLEIETPFLTKSTPEGARDFLVPSRIQHGYFYALPQSPQIFKQLLMVSGYDRYFQIVRCFRDEDLRADRQYEFTQIDLEMSFPQEEQIFETIEPLIERVCETAGFQVKGPFPRMTYEEAMLGYGTDKPDLRLPRFWPVEDLFPAEAGLTRQGLPLVAIRIPKTGALSRKERDELKLYGGERGLAVYDDPKRLDRDFPEPMQKVRERIGAQDDDLLLLAGWRGEPKGPRPVETVLQACGQLRLFAGQKYNDRHGLLDPRDFRFLWVLDFPMFEWDEEDQRWVAAHHPFTSPREEDLDLMESDPARCRARSYDFVLNGVELGSGSIRIHRQDIQKRVFTALGLSDEEARAKFGFLLDALTYGAPPHGGIALGLDRLVMILAGENSIRDVIAFPKTAKGTDLMCDAPSQVSDRQLRELGLMLRRPPEARG comes from the coding sequence ATGGCTCAACAGATTCCGCTTGATTTTCTGGGCTCCCTGCGCCGCACGCACTCCTGCGGCGCCCTGCGCGCTTCCGACGAGGGCAGGCGCGTCCTCCTCATGGGCTGGGTCCACCGCCGCCGCGATCTCGGCGGCGTCATCTTCATCCACCTCCGCGACCGCGAGGGCGTCACCCAGATCGTCTTCCGCGCCGAGTGCGATGCGGACCTCCACGCGAAGGCCGAGCTCCTGCGCTCGGAATACGTCCTCGCCGTCGAAGGCCTCGTCGAAAAACGCTCCCCGGAAACTGTCAATCCCGCCATCGAAACCGGCGAAGTCGAAGTCGTCGCCGAAAAAATCTGGATTCTCAATACCAGCGAAACGCCGCCCTTCCCGATGGAAGAGCACATCGACGTCAGCGAGGACATGCGCCTCCGCTACCGCTACGTCGACCTGCGCCGCCCCCACATGCAGCGCAACATCATCCTCCGCAGCCGCGTGTCGCTCGCCGTCCGCGAGGAACTCTACCGCCAGGGATTCCTCGAAATTGAAACCCCGTTTCTGACGAAATCCACCCCGGAAGGCGCCCGCGATTTTCTCGTCCCCTCGCGCATTCAGCACGGCTATTTTTACGCCCTCCCCCAGTCGCCGCAGATCTTCAAGCAGCTCCTCATGGTCAGCGGCTACGACCGCTACTTCCAGATCGTGCGCTGCTTCCGCGACGAAGACCTCCGCGCCGACCGCCAGTACGAGTTCACCCAGATCGATCTCGAAATGTCCTTCCCCCAGGAAGAGCAGATCTTCGAGACGATCGAGCCCCTCATCGAGCGCGTCTGCGAAACCGCCGGCTTCCAGGTGAAGGGCCCGTTTCCGCGCATGACTTATGAAGAGGCCATGCTCGGCTACGGCACCGACAAGCCCGACCTGCGCCTCCCCCGCTTCTGGCCCGTCGAAGACCTGTTCCCCGCCGAAGCCGGTCTGACCCGCCAGGGGCTGCCTCTGGTCGCCATCCGCATCCCGAAGACCGGCGCGCTCAGCCGCAAGGAGCGCGACGAACTCAAGCTCTACGGCGGCGAGCGCGGTCTCGCCGTCTACGACGACCCCAAACGCCTCGACCGCGATTTCCCCGAACCGATGCAGAAGGTCCGCGAGCGCATCGGCGCGCAGGACGACGACCTTCTCCTGCTGGCCGGCTGGCGCGGCGAACCCAAAGGCCCGCGGCCCGTCGAAACCGTGTTGCAGGCCTGCGGCCAGCTCCGCCTCTTCGCCGGCCAGAAGTACAACGACCGCCACGGCCTGCTCGATCCCCGCGATTTCCGCTTCCTCTGGGTGCTCGACTTCCCCATGTTCGAGTGGGACGAAGAAGACCAGCGCTGGGTGGCCGCGCATCATCCCTTTACTTCTCCGCGCGAGGAAGACCTCGATCTGATGGAGTCCGATCCCGCGCGCTGCCGCGCCCGCAGCTACGACTTCGTCCTCAACGGCGTCGAGCTCGGTTCCGGCTCCATCCGTATTCACCGCCAGGACATCCAGAAGCGCGTCTTCACGGCGCTCGGCCTGTCCGACGAGGAAGCGCGCGCGAAGTTCGGCTTCCTGCTCGACGCTCTCACCTACGGCGCGCCTCCGCACGGCGGCATCGCCCTCGGTCTCGACCGCCTTGTGATGATCCTCGCCGGCGAGAACTCCATCCGCGACGTCATCGCTTTCCCGAAAACCGCCAAGGGCACGGACCTCATGTGCGACGCGCCTTCGCAGGTCAGCGACCGCCAGTTGCGCGAACTCGGCCTCATGCTCCGCCGCCCGCCTGAAGCCCGCGGCTGA
- a CDS encoding pseudouridine synthase: MAEERLQKILAHAGIASRRKAEELILEGRVSVNGETVAELGSKADPETDDIRVDGSPVRLPRRHIYIAMNKPREVVTTLSDPQGRTTVKHLLKGLRERVFPVGRLDYHSEGLLLLTNDGELSNRILSPSGHVEKVYHVKVNGRLSEEQIAQFRSGISLHGRRTAPAGIRLLKDAANPWYEVRLTEGRQQQIRLMFKNLGRLVEKLRRVRIGPLELGSLPPGAWRLLTEDEVRRLRRAAGMDAPPKAEAPRKRPRTGSARHGR; the protein is encoded by the coding sequence ATGGCTGAGGAACGCCTCCAGAAAATCCTCGCCCACGCCGGCATCGCCAGCCGGCGCAAGGCCGAAGAGCTCATCCTCGAAGGCCGCGTCTCGGTCAACGGCGAAACCGTCGCCGAACTCGGATCCAAAGCCGACCCCGAAACCGACGACATCCGCGTCGACGGCTCGCCCGTCCGCCTCCCGCGCCGCCACATCTACATCGCCATGAACAAGCCCCGCGAGGTCGTCACCACCCTCAGCGACCCCCAGGGCCGCACCACCGTCAAACACCTGCTCAAAGGCCTCCGCGAGCGCGTCTTCCCCGTCGGCCGCCTCGACTATCACAGCGAAGGGCTCCTCCTGCTCACCAACGACGGCGAGCTCTCCAACCGCATCCTCTCTCCCTCCGGCCACGTCGAGAAGGTCTATCACGTCAAAGTCAACGGCCGCCTCTCGGAAGAGCAGATCGCGCAGTTCCGCTCCGGCATCAGCCTCCACGGCCGCCGCACCGCCCCCGCCGGCATCCGGCTCCTCAAGGACGCTGCCAATCCCTGGTATGAAGTCCGCCTCACCGAAGGCCGCCAGCAGCAGATCCGGCTGATGTTCAAAAACCTCGGCCGCCTCGTCGAGAAACTCCGCCGCGTCCGCATCGGTCCGCTCGAGCTCGGCAGCCTTCCGCCCGGTGCATGGCGCCTGCTCACCGAAGACGAAGTCCGCCGCCTCCGCCGCGCCGCCGGCATGGACGCCCCGCCCAAAGCGGAAGCGCCGCGCAAACGCCCCCGCACCGGAAGCGCCCGCCATGGACGTTGA
- a CDS encoding hypothetical protein (possible pseudo, frameshifted), producing the protein MKRPPRNVAASHRAKLLARARERGEDFQFLPGRWIIERFLFRLAASRHKDSFVLKGAMLFLALGGKVYRPARDLDLLGFGSGEAGDVVARIAEICSTPANDGIVFATVSIEAERIREDSEYEGVRVWVPASLDGAKVTIQIDVAFGDDVEPAPVERPFPTLLLSIPRSCVHIRSKRSLPRSFKRWLSSASRTAE; encoded by the coding sequence GTGAAACGGCCGCCCCGCAACGTTGCTGCATCCCACCGCGCAAAGCTGCTGGCCCGGGCGAGAGAGCGCGGCGAGGACTTCCAGTTCCTCCCCGGACGGTGGATCATTGAGCGGTTCCTGTTCCGGTTGGCGGCATCCAGGCACAAGGATAGCTTCGTACTGAAGGGAGCGATGCTGTTCCTGGCATTGGGCGGCAAGGTCTATCGCCCGGCCCGGGACCTCGACCTGCTCGGGTTTGGCAGTGGGGAGGCCGGCGATGTCGTAGCCAGGATCGCCGAAATCTGCTCCACGCCCGCAAACGACGGGATTGTCTTCGCAACTGTGTCAATTGAAGCGGAACGGATTCGGGAGGATTCCGAGTACGAAGGCGTCAGGGTATGGGTTCCGGCAAGCCTCGATGGAGCAAAGGTGACGATCCAGATCGACGTAGCATTTGGCGACGATGTGGAGCCTGCTCCGGTCGAGAGACCTTTTCCCACGCTGCTGCTCTCGATCCCCCGGTCGTGCGTGCATATCCGCTCGAAGCGGTCATTGCCGAGAAGTTTCAAGCGATGGTTGTCCTCGGCATCGCGAACAGCCGAATGA